The Streptomyces sp. NBC_01244 genome contains a region encoding:
- a CDS encoding ABC transporter ATP-binding protein, whose protein sequence is MTTPDVQRSRRAGSDILRTAIRRNVGAMVWGTVLMGLYQAGETAFPIALGLIVDHTMKERSLGALALSIGALAVIITTVSLSWRYGMRILQKANTTEAHHWRVAVASCGLQPVARDVDLKSGEVLTIATEDADQTADIVEVVPMLISSSVAVLVAAVALSLADLRLGLLVMIGTALILSTLSVMSKRIGSSTQEQQARVARAGAKVADLITGLRPLHGFGGNHAAFRSYRKVSTEAKEQAITVAKVNGAYTGTALALNSTLAAAVTLTAGWLAFDGQISIGELVMAVGLAQFIMEPLRLFSDMPKYVMMARASAERMALVLSAPPVAAPGTARPAPGGDLEIDCVRYESLQGLKFRVPAGQFTAIAVYQPRAAAELASILAVNVPPAAYGGTVRLGGQDLAELSVEAVRELMLVNPYDGEIFAGTLRTNIDPSGTSRTVPEAVEASMLTDVVALHRQGLDYEVRDRGSNLSGGQRQRLSLARALAADSDVLVLRDPTTAVDAVTEQLVARKIAELRRGRTTVVITSSPALLDAADRVLVLDDGVVTAEGTHRHLLANDPAYCLAVTR, encoded by the coding sequence ATGACAACTCCTGACGTCCAGAGATCCCGCCGCGCGGGATCCGACATCCTCCGGACCGCCATACGGCGCAACGTCGGCGCCATGGTCTGGGGCACCGTCCTCATGGGCCTGTACCAGGCGGGCGAGACGGCCTTCCCGATCGCGCTCGGCCTGATCGTCGACCACACGATGAAGGAGCGGAGCCTCGGGGCGCTCGCCCTCTCGATCGGCGCGCTGGCCGTGATCATCACGACCGTGTCGCTGTCGTGGCGGTACGGGATGCGCATCCTGCAGAAGGCCAACACGACCGAGGCCCACCACTGGAGGGTGGCGGTCGCGTCCTGCGGCCTCCAGCCGGTGGCCCGGGACGTGGACCTCAAGTCCGGCGAGGTGCTCACCATCGCCACCGAGGACGCCGACCAGACCGCCGACATCGTCGAGGTCGTGCCGATGCTGATCAGCTCCTCGGTCGCGGTGCTGGTCGCGGCGGTCGCGCTGAGCCTGGCGGACCTGCGCCTCGGCCTGCTGGTCATGATCGGAACGGCTCTGATCCTGTCGACCCTCAGCGTGATGTCGAAGCGGATCGGCAGCAGCACCCAGGAGCAGCAGGCCCGGGTGGCGCGGGCGGGTGCGAAGGTCGCCGACCTGATCACCGGCCTGCGCCCGCTGCACGGCTTCGGCGGCAACCACGCGGCCTTCCGGTCCTACCGGAAGGTCAGTACGGAGGCGAAGGAACAGGCGATCACGGTCGCCAAGGTGAACGGCGCCTACACGGGCACCGCGCTGGCCTTGAACTCGACCCTCGCCGCCGCGGTGACCCTGACCGCCGGCTGGCTGGCCTTCGACGGGCAGATCAGCATCGGCGAGCTCGTCATGGCCGTGGGCCTGGCGCAGTTCATCATGGAACCGCTCAGGCTGTTCTCGGACATGCCCAAGTACGTGATGATGGCGCGCGCTTCGGCGGAGCGGATGGCCCTGGTGCTGTCCGCCCCGCCGGTGGCGGCCCCGGGGACGGCCCGCCCGGCACCGGGCGGGGACCTGGAGATCGACTGCGTCCGGTACGAGTCCCTCCAGGGCCTGAAGTTCCGCGTCCCGGCGGGCCAGTTCACGGCGATCGCGGTCTACCAGCCGCGCGCGGCGGCCGAGCTCGCCTCGATCCTGGCCGTGAACGTGCCGCCGGCCGCGTACGGCGGAACGGTGCGGCTCGGCGGACAGGACCTCGCGGAACTGTCGGTCGAGGCGGTCCGCGAGCTCATGCTGGTGAACCCGTACGACGGGGAGATCTTCGCGGGAACCCTCCGTACGAACATCGACCCGTCGGGCACCAGCCGGACGGTGCCCGAGGCCGTCGAGGCGTCCATGCTGACCGATGTCGTCGCCCTGCACCGGCAGGGACTCGACTACGAGGTCCGCGACCGCGGTTCGAACCTCTCCGGCGGACAGCGCCAGCGGCTCTCGCTGGCCCGGGCGCTGGCCGCGGACTCCGACGTGCTCGTGCTGCGCGACCCGACCACGGCCGTGGACGCGGTCACCGAGCAGCTCGTCGCACGCAAGATCGCGGAGCTGCGCCGGGGCCGTACCACCGTGGTCATCACCAGCAGCCCGGCCCTGCTCGACGCCGCCGACCGGGTCCTGGTCCTGGACGACGGGGTCGTCACGGCCGAGGGAACGCACCGGCACTTGCTGGCCAATGATCCGGCGTACTGCCTGGCGGTCACGCGGTGA
- the argC gene encoding N-acetyl-gamma-glutamyl-phosphate reductase, whose translation MTVRVAVAGASGYAGGELLRLLGSHPAVEIGALTGHSSAGRPLGSVQPQLPEFADRVLLDTSAASLRGHDVVFLALPHGQSAALAAELEPGALVVDCGADFRLRDAAAWERFYGSAHAGTWPYGLPELPGAHAELKGATRIAVPGCYPTAVTLALFPAYAAHLVEPEAVIVAASGTSGAGRALKTQLLGAEVMGSMSPYGVGGGHRHTPEIAQNLSRAAGEHVTVSFTPTLAPMPRGILATCSARLRPAADTSAIPEEDEVRAVFEAAYADQPFVRLLPPGRWPTTAAVLGSNTAQVQIAVDPDARRLICVSAIDNLTKGTAGGAVQSMNIALGLPERLGLPMNGVAP comes from the coding sequence ATGACCGTACGGGTCGCGGTGGCCGGTGCCAGCGGCTATGCGGGCGGGGAGCTGCTCCGCCTGCTGGGCTCGCACCCCGCCGTGGAGATCGGCGCGCTGACCGGGCACAGCAGCGCGGGGCGTCCCCTGGGGTCCGTACAGCCGCAGCTGCCGGAGTTCGCCGACCGGGTCCTCCTGGATACCTCCGCCGCCTCGCTGCGCGGTCACGACGTGGTGTTCCTGGCCCTGCCCCACGGTCAATCCGCCGCTCTGGCAGCGGAGTTGGAGCCCGGCGCGCTGGTGGTGGACTGCGGCGCCGACTTCCGGCTGCGGGACGCGGCCGCCTGGGAGCGGTTCTACGGCAGCGCCCATGCCGGCACCTGGCCCTACGGCCTGCCCGAACTGCCGGGAGCCCACGCGGAGTTGAAGGGGGCCACCCGGATCGCCGTACCCGGCTGCTACCCCACGGCGGTCACCCTGGCCCTGTTCCCCGCCTACGCGGCACACCTGGTCGAGCCCGAGGCCGTCATCGTCGCCGCCAGCGGAACCTCCGGCGCCGGACGCGCGCTCAAGACGCAGCTCCTCGGCGCCGAAGTGATGGGCTCCATGAGCCCGTACGGAGTCGGCGGCGGCCACCGGCACACCCCGGAGATCGCCCAGAACCTATCCCGCGCGGCCGGCGAGCACGTGACGGTCTCCTTCACCCCCACCCTGGCGCCCATGCCCCGGGGCATCCTCGCCACCTGCTCGGCCCGGCTGCGCCCGGCCGCGGACACCTCCGCGATCCCTGAGGAGGACGAGGTGCGCGCCGTGTTCGAAGCCGCCTACGCCGACCAGCCGTTCGTACGGCTGCTGCCGCCCGGCCGGTGGCCCACCACCGCCGCGGTACTCGGCTCGAACACCGCCCAGGTGCAGATCGCCGTGGACCCGGACGCCCGCAGGCTGATCTGCGTGAGCGCCATCGACAACCTGACGAAGGGCACCGCCGGTGGCGCGGTGCAGAGCATGAACATAGCCCTCGGCCTGCCGGAACGGCTGGGCCTGCCCATGAATGGAGTGGCTCCGTGA
- a CDS encoding isochorismatase family protein, with product MSLPVIGSYPMPDRAALPRSCASWVIDPGRAALLIHDMQNHFVGELPTDRSPVVELVENIAALRALATALGIPVVFTAEPAAQPPGQRGLAADVWGPGIDDGNDAAAIIPPLTPRPGERVLANVRHNAFLRSHLGRLLRSEGRDQLIVCGVHAHLGVLLTAADAFMNDIQPFVVADAVADLSAEEHAMALRWAARSAVVCTTETLLRELLLGGGSRNVRKDA from the coding sequence ATGAGCCTGCCGGTCATCGGCTCCTACCCCATGCCCGACCGTGCCGCCCTGCCCCGCTCCTGCGCGTCCTGGGTCATCGACCCCGGCCGCGCCGCCCTGCTGATCCACGACATGCAGAACCACTTCGTGGGGGAGCTCCCCACGGACAGGTCCCCGGTCGTGGAACTCGTGGAGAACATTGCGGCTCTTCGGGCCCTCGCCACGGCACTGGGGATTCCCGTCGTCTTCACCGCCGAGCCGGCCGCCCAGCCGCCGGGCCAGCGCGGCCTCGCCGCGGACGTCTGGGGGCCGGGCATCGATGACGGGAACGACGCCGCCGCGATCATCCCGCCGCTCACCCCGCGGCCGGGCGAGCGCGTCCTGGCCAACGTGCGCCACAACGCCTTCCTCCGCAGCCACTTGGGGAGACTGCTGCGTTCGGAGGGGCGTGACCAGCTGATCGTCTGCGGGGTCCACGCCCACCTCGGCGTCCTCCTGACGGCCGCGGACGCCTTCATGAACGACATCCAGCCCTTCGTGGTCGCCGACGCCGTCGCCGATCTCTCCGCCGAGGAGCACGCGATGGCCCTGCGCTGGGCCGCCCGCAGCGCGGTGGTGTGCACGACCGAGACCCTGCTCCGCGAGCTCCTGCTCGGCGGAGGGTCCCGAAACGTGCGCAAGGATGCCTGA
- a CDS encoding GNAT family N-acetyltransferase: MTTATLPPAAAHATLPPRTPAAVPRWHEVPGFTVRPARRDDGPALAALSRPFVHAGALRERPLSLYLSRASDFLVAQAPDGTLEGCLGLREHPAAGVLYNFCVAAHRQGSGMGARLLHAAFARARNRSLATLFTATTGSGRLFLLHGFLPASPTLAPAEWARSLDPGRGARVLSRAL, from the coding sequence TTGACCACGGCCACGCTGCCCCCTGCCGCCGCGCACGCCACCCTGCCGCCCCGCACCCCCGCCGCCGTTCCCCGGTGGCACGAGGTCCCCGGGTTCACGGTGCGCCCGGCCCGCCGGGACGACGGCCCCGCGCTCGCCGCCCTCTCCCGGCCGTTCGTCCACGCGGGGGCGCTCCGCGAACGCCCGCTCTCCCTCTACCTCTCCCGGGCGTCGGACTTCCTCGTCGCGCAGGCACCCGACGGAACCCTCGAAGGCTGCCTCGGCCTGCGCGAACACCCCGCCGCGGGCGTGCTGTACAACTTCTGCGTCGCGGCCCACCGGCAGGGCTCGGGCATGGGCGCCCGGCTGCTGCACGCGGCGTTCGCCAGGGCCCGCAACCGCTCCCTGGCCACGCTGTTCACGGCGACGACCGGCAGCGGCCGGCTCTTCCTCCTCCACGGGTTCCTCCCGGCCAGCCCGACCCTGGCGCCGGCCGAGTGGGCCCGGTCCCTGGACCCCGGCCGGGGCGCGCGCGTCCTGTCCCGCGCTCTCTAG
- a CDS encoding alpha/beta hydrolase-fold protein, producing the protein MRALERSLADAGSESPFAAFDLPGTPGTDAFWAAAAPASAPSGDGGWVTLFLWRGTPTVIDFESWSEPVALLRWRDTDCWYAEVRMPARLRVTYRFLADDGSSYADPLNPLRAGGDRSIVATPDAPPQPYWPAVGADDVLPLPRTRIRWASERLGGKRTVRVHPVGGGGPVVLLLDGDDWLYLHPAMTAFDAAFEAGDMPPATLVFLPTKDRQAEFGCRPELWEAVRDELLPLVAGSGVRADPDRLVVAGQSLGGLSALYAATEFPELVSRVACQSGSFWWTPEARDLPDPLGGPRGGAIAARLRERPAPSGLRIAFDLGEHETRMLPHCELVEALTEQAGATVRVSRSASGHDRAGWRQALLRDVAWALA; encoded by the coding sequence ATGCGTGCACTCGAACGGAGCCTGGCCGACGCCGGTTCGGAGAGCCCCTTCGCCGCGTTCGACCTGCCCGGCACGCCCGGCACCGACGCGTTCTGGGCGGCCGCGGCACCCGCGTCCGCGCCTTCCGGCGACGGCGGTTGGGTCACCCTGTTCCTGTGGCGCGGCACCCCGACGGTCATCGACTTCGAGAGCTGGTCGGAGCCGGTCGCGCTGCTCCGGTGGCGCGATACGGACTGCTGGTACGCCGAGGTGCGCATGCCCGCACGGCTCCGGGTGACCTACCGGTTCCTCGCGGATGACGGATCGTCGTACGCCGATCCGCTCAACCCCCTCCGGGCAGGCGGCGACCGGTCCATCGTCGCCACCCCGGACGCTCCGCCCCAGCCGTACTGGCCCGCCGTCGGCGCCGACGACGTACTGCCCCTGCCGCGCACCCGGATCCGCTGGGCGAGCGAACGGCTCGGCGGCAAGCGCACCGTACGCGTCCACCCGGTGGGCGGCGGCGGACCGGTGGTCCTGCTGCTCGACGGGGACGACTGGCTGTACCTCCACCCGGCCATGACGGCCTTCGACGCGGCCTTCGAAGCCGGCGACATGCCCCCGGCCACACTGGTGTTCCTGCCCACCAAGGACCGCCAGGCGGAGTTCGGCTGCCGGCCCGAGCTGTGGGAGGCGGTACGGGACGAACTGCTGCCGCTGGTCGCCGGCAGCGGGGTGCGCGCGGACCCGGACCGGCTGGTGGTCGCCGGCCAGAGCCTCGGCGGTCTGAGCGCGCTGTACGCGGCGACGGAGTTCCCCGAACTGGTGTCCCGGGTCGCCTGCCAGTCGGGGTCGTTCTGGTGGACGCCCGAGGCCCGGGACCTGCCGGACCCCCTGGGCGGTCCGCGCGGCGGCGCCATCGCCGCGCGGCTGCGCGAGCGGCCCGCCCCGTCCGGACTGCGGATCGCCTTCGACCTGGGCGAGCACGAGACGCGCATGCTCCCCCACTGCGAGCTGGTCGAGGCCCTCACGGAACAGGCCGGTGCGACCGTACGGGTCTCCCGGTCGGCATCGGGCCACGACCGGGCGGGCTGGCGGCAGGCCCTGCTCCGGGATGTCGCCTGGGCGCTGGCCTGA
- a CDS encoding acetylornithine transaminase: MMDTYGTPALALVRGEGSTVWDEDGRAYTDFTGGIAVNALGHAHPALVSAVQEQVARLGHVSNLFVSEPAVALAERLLALLDRPGRVFFANSGAEAVEAAFKIARRTGRPHLVATEGGFHGRTMGALALTGQPPKQAPFLPLPGEVTHVPYGDTEALRAAVTEQTAAVVLEPLQGEAGVVLPPDGYLRAAREITRATGTLLVLDEVQTGIGRTGHWFAHQAEPGAEPDVITLAKGLGGGLPIGAAVAFGPAAELLTPGQHGSTFGGNPVACAAGLAVLETIEKEGLLAHAAGVGERLRLAIEALEHPLVRDVRGAGLLLGIALAEPVAARVQRAAQDAGFLVNAAGAGVVRLAPALTLPQERADALVAALPGILDAS; this comes from the coding sequence ATGATGGACACCTACGGCACCCCCGCGCTGGCCCTGGTCAGGGGCGAGGGCAGCACGGTCTGGGACGAAGACGGCCGCGCGTACACGGACTTCACCGGCGGAATCGCCGTCAACGCCCTCGGGCACGCCCATCCGGCCCTGGTCTCGGCCGTCCAGGAGCAGGTCGCCCGGCTCGGCCACGTGTCGAACCTGTTCGTCTCGGAGCCGGCCGTCGCACTGGCGGAACGGCTGCTGGCCCTGCTGGACAGGCCGGGCCGGGTGTTCTTCGCCAACTCGGGCGCGGAGGCGGTCGAGGCCGCCTTCAAGATCGCCCGCCGGACCGGGCGCCCGCACCTGGTCGCGACGGAGGGCGGGTTCCACGGGCGCACCATGGGGGCGCTGGCCCTCACCGGCCAGCCGCCCAAGCAGGCCCCCTTCCTGCCCCTGCCCGGGGAGGTCACGCACGTTCCCTACGGGGACACGGAGGCGCTCCGCGCGGCCGTCACCGAACAGACGGCCGCGGTCGTACTCGAACCCCTGCAGGGCGAGGCCGGAGTCGTCCTGCCTCCCGATGGCTACCTGCGGGCGGCCCGCGAGATCACCCGCGCCACGGGCACCCTGCTCGTACTGGACGAGGTGCAGACCGGGATCGGCCGCACCGGCCACTGGTTCGCGCACCAGGCGGAGCCGGGAGCGGAGCCGGACGTGATCACCCTGGCCAAGGGGCTGGGCGGAGGCCTGCCGATCGGCGCCGCGGTCGCCTTCGGCCCCGCCGCCGAGCTGCTGACCCCCGGTCAGCACGGCTCCACCTTCGGCGGCAACCCGGTGGCGTGCGCGGCCGGGCTCGCCGTCCTGGAGACCATCGAGAAGGAAGGGCTGCTCGCCCACGCCGCAGGGGTGGGGGAGCGGCTGAGGCTCGCCATCGAGGCCCTGGAACACCCCTTGGTCCGGGACGTGCGGGGCGCCGGCCTGCTCCTGGGCATCGCCCTCGCCGAGCCCGTCGCCGCGCGGGTCCAGCGGGCCGCGCAGGACGCCGGGTTCCTCGTGAACGCGGCGGGCGCGGGTGTCGTACGGCTGGCTCCCGCCCTGACGCTGCCGCAGGAGCGGGCCGATGCCCTGGTGGCGGCGCTGCCCGGGATCCTCGACGCCTCGTAG
- a CDS encoding MbtH family protein — MSTNPFDDADGRFLVLVNDEGQHSLWPSFAEAPGGWTVALAETTRDACLEFIESSWTDLRPRSLAAAVEA; from the coding sequence ATGAGCACCAACCCGTTCGACGATGCCGACGGCCGTTTCCTGGTCCTGGTGAACGACGAGGGTCAGCACTCCCTCTGGCCCTCCTTCGCCGAGGCTCCCGGCGGATGGACGGTCGCGCTCGCCGAGACCACCCGTGACGCGTGCCTGGAGTTCATCGAGTCGAGCTGGACCGACCTGCGCCCCCGCTCCCTCGCGGCGGCCGTCGAAGCCTGA
- the argB gene encoding acetylglutamate kinase — translation MPAAVPAAVPAPRDLPWLEQLQGRTVVVKFGGNAMVDPSTHRTFAQDVVELWHAGLRPVVVHGGGPQISALLDRLGLETRFEAGMRVTTPETMDVVRMVLTGKVQRELVGAINAHGPFAVGLSGEDAHTMTAVRRPAWVDGLPVDIGLVGDIVDVDAATIAGLLEQGRIPVISPVARGEDGQVYNVNADLAASALAVALGADRLVVMTDVEGLYADWPHSTEVIDRLTAGQLDALLPELASGMLPKMEGCLRAVRAGVGRAQVIDGRVPHALLRGILTEDGPGTTVVPDEQTGPEGSGGKGDGA, via the coding sequence ATGCCGGCCGCCGTGCCGGCCGCCGTGCCCGCCCCCCGGGACCTGCCCTGGCTGGAGCAGCTCCAAGGCCGCACGGTCGTCGTCAAGTTCGGCGGCAACGCCATGGTGGACCCCTCCACGCACCGGACGTTCGCCCAGGACGTCGTGGAGCTGTGGCACGCGGGCCTGCGGCCCGTCGTCGTCCACGGTGGCGGTCCCCAGATCAGCGCGCTGCTCGACCGGCTCGGCCTGGAGACGCGCTTCGAGGCCGGAATGCGGGTGACCACGCCGGAGACGATGGACGTGGTGCGCATGGTGCTCACCGGCAAGGTCCAGCGCGAACTGGTCGGGGCCATCAACGCCCACGGGCCGTTCGCCGTGGGCCTGTCCGGCGAGGACGCCCACACGATGACCGCCGTACGCCGTCCGGCCTGGGTCGACGGCCTGCCGGTGGACATCGGTCTGGTCGGCGACATCGTGGACGTGGACGCCGCGACGATCGCCGGGCTGCTGGAGCAGGGCCGCATCCCCGTCATCTCACCCGTCGCGCGCGGCGAGGACGGCCAGGTCTACAACGTCAACGCCGACCTCGCGGCCTCGGCGCTGGCCGTCGCCCTCGGGGCCGACCGGCTGGTGGTGATGACCGACGTCGAGGGGCTGTACGCGGACTGGCCGCACAGCACCGAGGTGATCGACCGCCTGACCGCCGGCCAGTTGGACGCCCTGCTGCCGGAGCTCGCGAGCGGCATGCTCCCCAAGATGGAGGGCTGCCTGCGCGCCGTACGGGCGGGCGTCGGCAGGGCGCAGGTCATCGACGGCCGGGTGCCGCACGCGCTGCTGCGCGGAATCCTCACCGAGGACGGACCCGGCACCACGGTGGTGCCGGACGAGCAGACCGGCCCCGAGGGGTCCGGCGGCAAGGGAGACGGCGCGTGA
- a CDS encoding 4'-phosphopantetheinyl transferase family protein: MTAVADPAPDADASARPWLTSPGPGLWAVRVSLYADRARELEGMLDDAERARLQGIRRAGDRDQYRVAHVVLRQLLGDRLGRDPARVRFFREPCPGCGGPHGRPAVTGTPLHFSLSHAGDAVLVAFADSPVGVDVERRPEPALASQVASELAEVLHPAERAELSALPADELPAAVARCWSRKEAYLKGVGIGLGGNPALTYVGTGATPSAPSGWTVADVPAFPGYVAARAVRTGRLGPAS, from the coding sequence ATGACGGCCGTTGCGGACCCGGCTCCCGACGCCGACGCCTCGGCGCGGCCCTGGCTCACCTCGCCGGGACCGGGGCTGTGGGCCGTGCGCGTGAGCCTGTACGCGGATCGGGCGCGGGAGCTGGAGGGCATGCTCGACGATGCCGAGCGGGCCCGGCTCCAGGGGATCCGGCGTGCCGGCGACCGTGACCAGTACCGGGTCGCCCACGTCGTGCTGCGGCAGTTGCTGGGCGACCGGCTCGGCCGGGATCCGGCGCGGGTGCGCTTCTTCCGCGAGCCCTGCCCCGGCTGTGGCGGACCGCACGGGCGGCCCGCCGTGACCGGCACACCGCTGCACTTCTCGCTGTCCCACGCGGGGGACGCCGTCCTGGTGGCCTTCGCGGACAGTCCGGTCGGGGTCGACGTCGAGCGGCGGCCGGAGCCCGCGCTGGCCTCGCAGGTGGCCTCCGAACTGGCGGAGGTCCTCCATCCGGCCGAGCGCGCCGAGTTGTCGGCGCTGCCGGCCGACGAGCTCCCCGCCGCGGTGGCCCGCTGCTGGTCCCGGAAGGAGGCCTACCTCAAGGGGGTCGGCATCGGACTCGGCGGGAACCCGGCCCTGACGTACGTGGGCACCGGCGCCACCCCCTCGGCTCCGTCGGGATGGACCGTCGCCGACGTGCCCGCCTTCCCCGGCTACGTGGCGGCACGCGCCGTCCGTACGGGCCGACTTGGCCCCGCCAGCTAG
- the argJ gene encoding bifunctional glutamate N-acetyltransferase/amino-acid acetyltransferase ArgJ has protein sequence MSVTAARGFLAGAVRAGIKESGDPDLALVVNRGPSRAAAGVFTSNRVQAAPVRWSRRVLADGRISAVVLNSGGANACTGPGGAEDTRTMAERTAGAVEIAADEVAVCSTGLIGVRLPMDRVTAGIDAAAVRLSPGGGEEAAVAIKTTDSVHKTAVAAGPGWTVGGMAKGAGMLAPGLATMLVVLTTDADASAGVLDAALRAAVRTTFDRVDSDGCMSTNDTVLLLASGSSGITPAPAELTAAVHAVCRDLALQLVADAEGASKEIEVAVVGAASEADAVEVGRSVARNNLLKCALHGEDPNWGRVLSAIGTTSAVFDADRLDVAINGVWVCRDGAEGEPRDKVDLSGRRITITVDLRSGDSSAVIWTNDLTAEYVHENSAYSS, from the coding sequence GTGAGTGTGACCGCCGCCCGGGGATTCCTTGCAGGCGCCGTGCGCGCGGGCATCAAGGAGTCCGGTGACCCGGACCTGGCCCTCGTGGTGAACCGGGGGCCCTCGCGCGCCGCCGCCGGTGTCTTCACCTCGAACCGCGTGCAGGCCGCGCCCGTACGCTGGTCCCGCCGCGTGCTCGCCGACGGGCGGATCTCCGCCGTCGTCCTCAATTCCGGTGGCGCGAACGCCTGTACGGGCCCCGGTGGCGCCGAGGACACACGGACCATGGCGGAGCGCACCGCGGGGGCCGTGGAGATCGCCGCCGACGAGGTCGCGGTCTGCTCCACCGGCCTGATCGGCGTCCGGCTGCCCATGGACCGGGTGACGGCCGGCATCGACGCCGCCGCGGTCCGGCTCTCGCCCGGGGGCGGCGAGGAAGCGGCCGTGGCGATCAAGACGACGGACTCCGTCCACAAGACGGCGGTGGCCGCCGGCCCCGGCTGGACCGTGGGGGGCATGGCGAAGGGCGCCGGGATGCTCGCCCCGGGACTCGCCACCATGCTGGTCGTCCTGACCACGGACGCCGACGCGAGCGCCGGCGTACTCGACGCGGCGCTGCGCGCAGCGGTGCGCACCACCTTCGACCGGGTGGACTCCGACGGCTGCATGTCCACCAACGACACCGTGCTGCTGCTCGCCTCGGGCAGCTCGGGCATCACGCCCGCACCCGCGGAGCTCACCGCCGCCGTGCACGCCGTGTGCCGGGACCTGGCGCTCCAGCTGGTGGCGGACGCCGAGGGGGCGTCCAAGGAGATCGAGGTGGCCGTCGTCGGCGCGGCCTCGGAGGCGGACGCCGTGGAGGTGGGCCGCTCGGTGGCCCGCAACAACCTCCTCAAGTGCGCACTGCACGGCGAGGACCCGAACTGGGGCCGGGTGCTGTCCGCGATCGGCACCACCTCGGCCGTCTTCGACGCGGACCGGCTGGACGTGGCGATCAACGGCGTCTGGGTGTGCCGGGACGGAGCCGAGGGCGAGCCGCGGGACAAGGTCGACCTGTCCGGCCGCCGGATCACCATCACCGTGGACCTGCGCTCCGGTGACTCCTCGGCCGTCATCTGGACCAACGACCTGACAGCCGAGTACGTGCACGAGAACAGCGCCTACAGCTCGTGA